The sequence below is a genomic window from Flavobacterium sediminilitoris.
AACTTCAAAACAACGTAAAACAGAAGCGTTAAAACGTTTAAATGTAGTTGAATCTTTCCGTGAAGCAAATAAAAATAGAGAAAATCTTCCTGAATGGATGATTTTAAAAGTAATTCCTGTTATTCCACCTGAATTACGTCCATTAGTACCACTTGATGGAGGTCGTTTCGCAACTTCAGATTTGAATGATTTATACAGAAGAGTTATCATCCGTAATAATCGTTTAAAAAGATTAATGGAAATTAAAGCTCCAGAAGTTATCTTACGTAATGAGAAACGTATGCTTCAAGAAGCAGTAGACTCATTATTTGATAATACAAGAAAAGCTTCTGCGGTTAAAACAGAATCTAATAGACCATTAAAATCTTTATCAGATTCGTTAAAAGGTAAACAAGGACGTTTCCGTCAAAACTTATTAGGTAAACGTGTAGATTATTCTGCTCGTTCGGTAATCGTTGTTGGACCTGAATTAAGATTATTTGAATGTGGTATCCCTAAGGATATGGCAGCAGAATTATACAAACCATTCGTTATTCGTAAATTAATCGAAAGAGGAATTGTTAAAACAGTAAAATCTGCAAAGAAAATTATAGATAAAAAAGAACCAGTAGTATGGGATATTCTTGAAAATGTAATTAAAGGACATCCAGTATTATTGAATCGTGCTCCTACTCTTCACCGTTTAGGTATTCAAGCATTCCAACCTAAATTAATTGAAGGGAAAGCAATCCAGTTACACCCATTAGTATGTACGGCTTTTAATGCCGATTTCGATGGTGACCAGATGGCAGTTCACTTACCTTTAGGACCAGAGGCAATTCTTGAAGCACAATTATTAATGTTAGCGTCACATAATATCCTTAACCCTGCTAATGGGGCTCCTATTACGGTACCTTCTCAGGACATGGTTCTTGGATTGTATTATATGACTAAAGAACGTTTATCTACTCCAGAAAAGAAAATTCTAGGAGAAGGATTAACTTTCTACTCTGCTGAAGAAGTTAATATTGCAATTAATGAAGGTAAAGTTGAATTAAATGCTCGTATTAAAGTAAGAGCTAAAGACTTTAATGAAGAAGGAGAATTGGTTAACAAAATTATTCAAACTACCGCTGGTAGAGTCTTGTTTAATGAAGTTGTGCCAGAAGCTGCCGGATTCATTAATGAGGTATTGACTAAAAAATCACTTCGTGATATTATTGGTAGAATTTTAGGAGTTACAGATGTTCCAACAACAGCTGCGTTCTTAGATAATATGAAGAATATGGGATATAAATTTGCCTTCCAAGGTGGTTTATCATTCTCATTAGGAGATATTAGAATTCCAGATCAAAAAGGAAAATTGATCGCTGATGCACGTGTTCAAGTAGATGCAATTTCATTGAATTATAACATGGGTCTTATTACAAATAATGAGCGTTATAACCAAGTTATTGATATATGGACTTCTGCAAATGCTGAACTTACAGAATTGGCAATGAAAAATATTAGAGAAGATCAACAAGGATTTAACTCTGTATTTATGATGCTTGATTCTGGAGCAAGGGGATCTAAAGAGCAAATCCGTCAGTTAACTGGTATGCGTGGTTTGATGGCAAAACCTAAAAAATCAACTGCTGGTGGTGGTGAAATTATTGAAAACCCTATTCTTTCTAACTTTAAAGAAGGACTTTCAATTCTTGAATACTTTATCTCTACTCACGGTGCTCGTAAAGGTCTTGCGGATACGGCTCTTAAAACTGCCGATGCAGGATACTTAACAAGAAGATTACATGATGTATCTCAAGATGTTATTGTAAATTCTGTTGATTGTGGTACTTTAAGAGGTATTGAAGTTTCTGCTTTGAAGAAAAACGAAGAAATTGTTGAAACATTAGGAGAAAGAATTCTAGGACGTGTAACACTTCAAGATATTGTAGATCCTTTAACTTCTGAAGTATTAGTTCATGCAGGTGAGCAAATTACTGAATCTATTGTTAAGAAAATTGATGCTTCTCCTATCGAAAAAGTTGAAGTTCGTTCTCCTTTAACATGTGAAGCAGAAAAAGGTATTTGTGCTAAATGTTATGGTAGAAACCTAGCGACTGGAAAAATGACTCAGAAAGGTGAAGCTGTTGGTGTAATTGCTGCTCAATCAATTGGTGAGCCAGGTACACAGTTAACACTTCGTACTTTCCACGTTGGAGGGGTTGCTGGAGGTTTATCAGAAGAGTCTAGTATTGTTACTAAATTTAAAGGACGTTTAGAAATAGAAGATTTAAAAACTGTAAAAGGAGAAGATTCAGAAGGTAATACAGCTGATATCGTGATCTCTCGTTCAACAGAGTTAAAATTAATTGACGAGAAAACAGGAATTATTCTAAATACTCACAATATTCCTTACGGTTCTAACATCTTTGTTAAAGATGGTGAAATCGTAGATAAAGGATCATTGATATGTAAATGGGATCCATATAATGGAGTTATTATTTCTGAATTTACAGGTAAAGTTGAATATGAAGATATTAAGCAAGGTGAAACTTTCTTAGTTGAAATAGATGAGCAAACAGGTTTCCAAGAAAAAGTAGTTTCTGAAGCACGTAATAAAAAATTAATTCCAACTTTACATATTTATGGAAAAGACGGAGAATTAATTCGTTCTTATAACTTACCAGTTGGAGCTCACCTTATGGTTGATGAAGGAGAAAAAATTAAAGCAGGAAAAATTCTTGTGAAGATTCCTCGTCGTTCTTCTAAATCAAGTGATATTACAGGAGGTTTACCAAGAATTACAGAGTTGTTAGAAGCTCGTAATCCTTCTAATCCTGCAGTTGTATCTGAGATTGATGGTGTTGTTACATTCGGTAAAATTAAAAGAGGTAACCGTGAGTTGGCAATTGAATCTAAATTTGGTGAAGTAAAGAAATATTTAGTTAAACTTTCTAATCAAATTTTAGTTCAAGAAAATGACTACGTTAAAGCGGGAACTCCTTTATCTGATGGAGCAATTACTCCAGAAGATATTTTAAGAATTAAAGGACCATCTGCTGTTCAACAGTATTTGGTAAATGAAATTCAAGAAGTATATCGTTTACAAGGGGTAAAAATTAATGATAAGCACTTTGAAGTAGTAATTCGTCAAATGATGCGTAAAGTTAGAATCGTTGATCCAGGAGATACTCTATTCTTAGAGGATCAATTAGCTCATACAAGAGACTTTATCGTTGAAAATGATAAACTATATGGAATGAAAGTAATAGAATCTGCTGGAGATTCTGTAAACTTAAAAGAAGGACAAATTGTTACACCTCGTCAATTACGTGATGAAAATTCATTACTTAAAAGAGATGATAGAAATTTAGTGGAAGCTAGAGATGTTGTTACTGCAACTGCTACTCCAGTACTTCAGGGTATTACAAGAGCATCGTTACAAACGAAATCATTTATTTCTGCTGCATCGTTCCAAGAGACTACTAAAGTATTAAATGAAGCTGCTGTTGCAGGGAAAATAGATACATTAGAAGGCTTAAAAGAAAATGTTATTGTAGGACATAGAATCCCTGCTGGAACAGGTATGAGAGAATATGACAATACAATAGTTGGATCTAAAGAAGAATACAACGAATTGATGGCTGCTAAAGAAGAATTTAATTACTAGTCATTGAAAGTTGTTTTATACATAACTAAAAACCTAACAGATATTTCTGTTAGGTTTTTTTAAATCATTAAATTATGGAAAATAATAATAACCAACAAGGACAAATTAATATTGAATTAGATGAAAAAATAGCTGAAGGAATTTATTCTAATTTAGCTATTATTAATCATTCAAATAGTGAATTTGTTTTAGATTTTATTGCAATAATGCCAGGTGTGCCAAAAGCAAAAGTAAAATCGAGAATAGTATTAACTCCACAACATGCAAAAAGACTATTAAAAGCATTAGGTGAAAATATACAAAGATTTGAAGTTGCACACGGGAAAATTGAAGAAGGCGAACAACCACATATTCCTTTAAATTTTGGACCAACTGGACAAGCTTAATTCTATTAAAATTTTTATAGATACGTTTTTTTTAGAATTATTGAAGGTTAAATAAAAATGCATATTGTAAATTTACAGTATGCATTTTTTATTATTATGATTAGAGAAATTAAAAGAGACGAATTAAACAAAGTAAAAGAGTTAGCTTATGCTATTTGGCCAATAGCTTATAAGGATATCTTAAGTGAAGAACAATTGTATTATATGCTTGATGCATTTTATTCTATAGAGGTGCTACAAGAGCAAATAGAAATTAAAAAGCATGTTTTTTATCTTGTAGAAGATGAATTAGAAAAGCCGCTAGGGTTTGTGTCTTATGAATTAAATAGCATGCTTAATAAAGCAAAAATTCATAAAATTTACGTGCTACCAGAAACACAAGGTACAGGAATTGGAAAGAAATTGTACGAACTAGTAAAAGAAAAAGCTTTAGAAGCTAATCAAGAAGCTATTTTTCTTAATGTGAATAAGTATAATAATGCTAAATCATTTTATGAAAAATTAGGTTTCTCTATTGTAAAAGATGAAGTTATAGATATAGGAAATAATTATATAATGGACGACTATGTTATGGAAATAAAAATTATATCTTAAACTAAGATTTTTTACTATCGTCGAATATTTCCATTAACATTATTCAAATTAGATCTATTTTTGTTTAAATATTAACATTAAATATTATAATTATGGCTTTAAGTAAAGATTATGAGTACACACAAGCAGATTTAGACAATCATGCAAATCAATTAAATCCAAATAATGACGAGTATCAAGGATAATATTGAGATTTACTAACTTTTTAACATCTCATAGTAAACTTATTATGAGATGTTTTTTAATTTAATTATGGTATCCGATAAAATATTTAGTATTTTAAAATTTTGACAATATGATGATAAATGGGTGAGATTGAAAGCATATACCAAAAATGAATTAGTAGGATTACTAAACAAAAGTTATAATAAAGTATAATTAGAAAGAAAGCCATCAAGTGTGAATTTGATGGCTTTTGATTTTTAACCCCAACAGTTGTTACAATTTTCTTTAACAGGGATTCCAAAAATAAAATATCGGCATTTTAATTTGTGTTTTCCCCAACCCCAAAATCTTCTTCCTTCCTTAACTCTTTTAAAATAATCTTTTTCAATTAATAGAAAAATTTTATCCTCTGACTCTTTAATAGTTACTTCTCTTTTCATTTTTTTATTTTACGTTAAACTATTTGTTTTTTACTCTTGGTAAAGATCAGTTTTAAAATTAAATACTTATAAGGTTCTTAAACCCTTTCTATTAGGTGTTTTTCCCTTTTTAATTTTAGGATAAATATTAGTTTTATTACGATTTATTTTTTCTTTTTAACTGGTGTTTTGGCTTTTATGAGAACTTCATTTTTATTTTGTAATAAATGATTGGCCAACATTTTTTCAATCAATTCATCTTTAGTTAAATGATGGAAAACTGTTTTAATTTTATCTTTTAAAACAGGAGAAATTTCATTATTTGGTTTCGTTTTGAAAATTTGTTTAGCCCATAAAAAAACATTATTATCCTCAATGCTTTGATTATCTGGCTTTTTAAATTCGGTAAAAGTAATTCCTAATTCTTTTTGAAAATCAGCTAGTTCAATAATTTCTTCTTTTTGTAAAATAGTCAACGATAAACCATTTGCTCCAGCTCTAGCTGTTCTTCCACTTCTATGTACATATGCTTCATAAACATCTGGTAAATGATAATTAACTACATATGAAACTTCTTTTACATCTATTCCTCTTGCAGCTAAATCAGTAGCAACTAAAATGTTAATATGTCCTTCACGAAATTGTTCCATTATGCGATCACGAATAGGTTGTGTTAAACTACCATGTAATGCACCTGAAGAGAAACGGTTAATTGCTAAATTTTTAGCTAGTTTATTAACGGCTGCTTTTGTTTTGCAAAAAATAATGCCACGTTGCCCTTCTCTTGAAGTTAGGAAATGCATTAGAATATTTAATTTTTCAATAGGATCTACTACTAGATATTGATGATCAATACTATTATTTCCTACAGTTTTCATATCAGCACTTACTTGCGTAACGTGTTTAGACATGTAGTTTTGAATTAATTGCTTAATTGTACCTGGCATTGTTGCAGAAAATAATAATGTTCTTCTGCTTTTTGGTAGTGCTACTATAATTTCGTCTAAACCATCTTTTAAAGCGGTTATCATTTCATCAGCTTCATCTAATACTAAATATTTTGCTTCTTTAATATTTATAGCATTTCGTTTAATTAAATCAATTAAACGACCTGGTGTAGCAATCACAATATGTGTAGGCTTTGATAAGCGTTCAATTTGTGGCTTAATAGGAATTCCTCCACAAGTTGCAGCAATAGAAACTTCGGGTAAATATTTAGCAAATGTTTCCATGTTACTAAATATTTGATGTCCTAATTCTCTTGTTGGGACTAAAATTACCACTTGAATATTTTGATTATCCGATTTTATTAATTGTAATAGGGGTAATCCAAAAGCAGCCGTTTTTCCAGTACCTGTTTTTGCCAAGCCAACAAAATCATCTGCTTTATTTAATAAAATGGGAATTGTTTTTTCTTGAATCTCTGTTGGTGTAGCGATTTCTAAATCGGCTAAGCTTTTTAGTATTGGTGCAGTAATTCCTAACTTGGAAAATTGATTTGACATCTTTTTATGGGTTTGTTGTTTTGAAAAACAGGTGTTTATAAATTTATATTTTAGTTTCAGGCTTAAAAGGAGTATACTTTTCCAAGTATTTAGGTTTTATAATTAATCCACTATATTTATGTTCAAGAGTTGAGTATACTCTAATTTCTGGATTATGTTTAATTTTTGAATAAGTGGCTTTAAATCTATAAATCAATGTTTTTTTATAGATTAAGGCTTGTTGGATTTCTAGATTTAATAACGTTCCAAAACGATCATTAATTTTTACACAAGACTCTGCTAAATTGTTAATAGTTAGTTTTCTTGCAAAATTTGGCGTTGCTATTTTATTTGTAATAGGAATATAATTTCCTGTTGAGCAACTTTCAAATTGAGTAAATGCGAAATTTTTAGCATTTATAATGTAAATTGAATCTAATTTATTAGGAATTGTTGTTGTGGTTGATGAACAATTATATAATGTAAAAAATATAATTAAAATATGAATTTTTTTCATAGATTATTTATGAAAATCCAGTTATCTATTCCTGTCATCATAATTTCTTTTGCCAGTAAATTTACTTTTATTACTTGGTAGACTAGCTTCTTCGGTTTTACTAGACTGCACAATCAAATTATTTAAATCGGTCATTTCTTTCGATGTAAGTAAACGATGTTGTCCAACAGGTATATCTAATGAAATATTCATTATTCGAGTACGTTTTAGCGCTTCTACTTCATAATCTAGGTATTCGCACATTCTACGAATTTGACGATTTAATCCCTGTGTTAAAATAATTCTAAAAGTATTTTTACTTACTTGTTCTACTTTACACTTTTTAGTAATAGTATCTAAAATAGGAATTCCATTTGCCATGCGTTGAATAAAACGATCAGTAATTGTTTTATTAACTGTTACAATATATTCTTTTTCGTGATTATTTCTTGCACGTAAAATTTTATTTACAATATCGCCATCATTGGTTAACAATAAAAGACCTTCACTAGCTTTGTCTAATCGACCAATAGGGAAAATACGCTCAGAATAATTAATATAAGAAACAACATTATCTCTTATATCAGGATTTGTAGTACATTCAATGCCTACAGGTTTATTAAAAGCAAGATAAATTCGATTATCTGTTTTTTCTTGAATCAATTGTCCGTTTACTCGCACTTCATCGTTTGGACCTATTTTTGTTCCCATTTCTGGAACAATTCCATTTATAGTTACACGACCTTGGTCTATTAAACGATCGGCTTCTCTACGTGAACAATAACCTGATTCTGATAAAAATTTATTAATACGAACTAATTTTTCTTCTTCCATGTTACAAAGATAAGTTTTTTAAAGTATTTGTAAATTTATTTTTAAAAAACACTATAATCATGTTTGTTTGAAAAAATGTAATGCGTTTTTACTTTATTGAAATTTAACTTTTTTTACAGATTTACTGTATGTGAATTAAGACGATTTGTAGCTATTTTTGTATAAAATTACAAAAGAGTAAGTTGTTTTTGAGAAAATATCTATTCAAATAAAAGTCGAAAAGCTGAAGGCGACTTAAAATATAGTGTAGGCATGTAAATAAATAAATTTTAATTATGAAAAATTTCTTTAATGTTTTTGGTTTAATGTTTTTATTTGTAACAATGGCTAGTTTTACTTTTCAGGAATCATCTAGTTCT
It includes:
- the rpoC gene encoding DNA-directed RNA polymerase subunit beta', whose protein sequence is MTRLKDKNTVKRFNRITIGLASPESILAESRGEVLKPETINYRTHKPERDGLFCERIFGPVKDYECACGKYKRIRYKGIVCDRCGVEVTEKKVRRDRVGHINLVVPIAHIWYFRSLPNKIGYILGLPSKKLDMIIYYERYVVIQPGIAQGLEGETLNKLDFLTEEEYLNILDTLPMENQYLDDTDPNKFIAKMGAECIMDLLSRIDLDTLSFQLRHAANNETSKQRKTEALKRLNVVESFREANKNRENLPEWMILKVIPVIPPELRPLVPLDGGRFATSDLNDLYRRVIIRNNRLKRLMEIKAPEVILRNEKRMLQEAVDSLFDNTRKASAVKTESNRPLKSLSDSLKGKQGRFRQNLLGKRVDYSARSVIVVGPELRLFECGIPKDMAAELYKPFVIRKLIERGIVKTVKSAKKIIDKKEPVVWDILENVIKGHPVLLNRAPTLHRLGIQAFQPKLIEGKAIQLHPLVCTAFNADFDGDQMAVHLPLGPEAILEAQLLMLASHNILNPANGAPITVPSQDMVLGLYYMTKERLSTPEKKILGEGLTFYSAEEVNIAINEGKVELNARIKVRAKDFNEEGELVNKIIQTTAGRVLFNEVVPEAAGFINEVLTKKSLRDIIGRILGVTDVPTTAAFLDNMKNMGYKFAFQGGLSFSLGDIRIPDQKGKLIADARVQVDAISLNYNMGLITNNERYNQVIDIWTSANAELTELAMKNIREDQQGFNSVFMMLDSGARGSKEQIRQLTGMRGLMAKPKKSTAGGGEIIENPILSNFKEGLSILEYFISTHGARKGLADTALKTADAGYLTRRLHDVSQDVIVNSVDCGTLRGIEVSALKKNEEIVETLGERILGRVTLQDIVDPLTSEVLVHAGEQITESIVKKIDASPIEKVEVRSPLTCEAEKGICAKCYGRNLATGKMTQKGEAVGVIAAQSIGEPGTQLTLRTFHVGGVAGGLSEESSIVTKFKGRLEIEDLKTVKGEDSEGNTADIVISRSTELKLIDEKTGIILNTHNIPYGSNIFVKDGEIVDKGSLICKWDPYNGVIISEFTGKVEYEDIKQGETFLVEIDEQTGFQEKVVSEARNKKLIPTLHIYGKDGELIRSYNLPVGAHLMVDEGEKIKAGKILVKIPRRSSKSSDITGGLPRITELLEARNPSNPAVVSEIDGVVTFGKIKRGNRELAIESKFGEVKKYLVKLSNQILVQENDYVKAGTPLSDGAITPEDILRIKGPSAVQQYLVNEIQEVYRLQGVKINDKHFEVVIRQMMRKVRIVDPGDTLFLEDQLAHTRDFIVENDKLYGMKVIESAGDSVNLKEGQIVTPRQLRDENSLLKRDDRNLVEARDVVTATATPVLQGITRASLQTKSFISAASFQETTKVLNEAAVAGKIDTLEGLKENVIVGHRIPAGTGMREYDNTIVGSKEEYNELMAAKEEFNY
- a CDS encoding DUF3467 domain-containing protein, with the protein product MENNNNQQGQINIELDEKIAEGIYSNLAIINHSNSEFVLDFIAIMPGVPKAKVKSRIVLTPQHAKRLLKALGENIQRFEVAHGKIEEGEQPHIPLNFGPTGQA
- a CDS encoding GNAT family N-acetyltransferase, encoding MHIVNLQYAFFIIMIREIKRDELNKVKELAYAIWPIAYKDILSEEQLYYMLDAFYSIEVLQEQIEIKKHVFYLVEDELEKPLGFVSYELNSMLNKAKIHKIYVLPETQGTGIGKKLYELVKEKALEANQEAIFLNVNKYNNAKSFYEKLGFSIVKDEVIDIGNNYIMDDYVMEIKIIS
- a CDS encoding DEAD/DEAH box helicase, translating into MSNQFSKLGITAPILKSLADLEIATPTEIQEKTIPILLNKADDFVGLAKTGTGKTAAFGLPLLQLIKSDNQNIQVVILVPTRELGHQIFSNMETFAKYLPEVSIAATCGGIPIKPQIERLSKPTHIVIATPGRLIDLIKRNAINIKEAKYLVLDEADEMITALKDGLDEIIVALPKSRRTLLFSATMPGTIKQLIQNYMSKHVTQVSADMKTVGNNSIDHQYLVVDPIEKLNILMHFLTSREGQRGIIFCKTKAAVNKLAKNLAINRFSSGALHGSLTQPIRDRIMEQFREGHINILVATDLAARGIDVKEVSYVVNYHLPDVYEAYVHRSGRTARAGANGLSLTILQKEEIIELADFQKELGITFTEFKKPDNQSIEDNNVFLWAKQIFKTKPNNEISPVLKDKIKTVFHHLTKDELIEKMLANHLLQNKNEVLIKAKTPVKKKK
- the rluF gene encoding 23S rRNA pseudouridine(2604) synthase RluF, producing MEEEKLVRINKFLSESGYCSRREADRLIDQGRVTINGIVPEMGTKIGPNDEVRVNGQLIQEKTDNRIYLAFNKPVGIECTTNPDIRDNVVSYINYSERIFPIGRLDKASEGLLLLTNDGDIVNKILRARNNHEKEYIVTVNKTITDRFIQRMANGIPILDTITKKCKVEQVSKNTFRIILTQGLNRQIRRMCEYLDYEVEALKRTRIMNISLDIPVGQHRLLTSKEMTDLNNLIVQSSKTEEASLPSNKSKFTGKRNYDDRNR